The following is a genomic window from Sporocytophaga myxococcoides DSM 11118.
AGGTGTTGCGATATCATAAGTAATAGGATCATCCGGCATTACTTTGAAGCAATGCTCTGCTACTTGTTTGGCCTTTTCAGTTTCACCATTGTTATACAAAGTTGAAGCTAGACGATAAAACTGAGATCTTGAGTTTACTGTCATTCTGAAATAATTTTCATCATAGTAAACCTTAGGATTATCAAGTTCTCTCCAGAAGAAGTTCTTCATCATGTTATCATACATCACCTTATCATAAACAAAGCCTTGAGAAGCATTTGGATATTTTATTGGCATTAATCTGTGAGCCAAACCTTCTAACTGAGTATAATCTTTAAGATTAAGGAAATTAGATCCAGACAATGTAGTAGAGAAATAAATCGGCCTCTTCCAATTATTAGTAACGATCATATCAAGAATAATAAGATCCTTCTTCTCTAAAGTATTTGTTCCGATATTCCAAGCTAGTCTGTCCAGAATCTGTCCTTTAAGAGTATCAGGAACTGCTCCGGTAGCAAGTACTGCATTTTTATCTATGTTCAGGTAAAGATTTTTTGAGGGAAGTGTTGTATAATAATCTCCTCTTCCGCTTTCCTGTCTGATTTCCGGATTATCTGTTTTTACAAGCTGAATATACCCCGCAAGGTTAATTCCATTTTTGAACTGAGGCTTTTCTACAAAATAAATCTGATCATTTTTTCCTTGTATGTAATTTTCAAAGTTCAAGGATATTGGCAATGGAGCTGATTCATAAGCTTGCTGCTTCATCTGCTTGATATACCAATCTGTATTTAAAAGACTCAAATTACACACACGCACATCAGTACGGAAACCTTCTACTTCCTGAACATACCAAAGAGGGAATGTATCATTATCGCCGCCAGTGAATAAGATCGCATTAGGAGCACAAGAATTCAAAAGGTTCTTCGCTGAATCTACAGAATAGAATCTATTTGATCTGTCATGATCATCCCATCCTTGTTGTCCCATAATTGCAGGTACAGAGAGACATAGTATAAAGGATATAACAGAACGTGTTGACTCACTTTTTACTATTCTTTCCATCAGGTCAGCGATAAAGAACACACCTAATCCAATCCAGATAGCAAATGCATAGAAAGATCCGGCAAAGGTATAATCCCTTTCTCTAGGCTCAACCGGTGGCTGATTCAGGTATACAACTATTGCAAGGCCAGTAAAGATAAACAACAAAGAAACTACTATCCCATCATTTCTTTTTTTGCTAAACAGATACACAAAACCTACAACACCCAATATAAATGGCAATAAGAAAAAGTTGTTTCTTGCTTTATTATTTTTCAAGTATTCCGGCAGATCCTTTTTGAAATAATCCCATGGCCATAACACGTCACTGTCCTGAATATCACTTTCTCTTCCGATAAAGTTCCAGCCAAGGTAACGCATATACATATGACCAATCTGATAACTGAACATATAACCTTTATCCTGCCAGAAAGATGGTTTTTTCCCTTCTCTCAGGTTCATCATACTTTGATACGCTTCCACATGGTGAGGCTGAGTACTGTAAGCCCTAGGAAATAATGTTACATGCTTAGGATCATAGATATAATCCATCTTGTAATCAAAAACAACATACTGACCAGTAACAGTGTCTTTTCTATAAAGAGGGGCGCCTTTTTCTACGTCAATAGGATAACCTGCTGTAAACAATGGGCCTTTAAAAATTGGTCGGTCACCATATTGCTCACGTTTCAAATAAGAAACAAAGCTAATTACGTTTTCAGGATCATTTTCGTCAATCGGAGGATCAAAGTTTGATCTGACAAGGATAATACCATAAGATGCATATCCTATAAGAATGAAAGTCAATCCTAAAAGACAAAGATTTAAAAGATACTTTTGATTTTTAATAGAATAAATTATTCCAAATAGTAAAGCACTTAGGAAAAGGATACCGAAAAATATAATACCTGAATTGAAAGGAAGACCCAGATTATTAACGAAGAATATTTCAAAGGTTCCAGCAAGAGAAGGTAAGCCAGGAATAATTCCTGACAATACAACTACAATGATTACACCACTCAAAAGGAAGGTTGCTATTACACCACCTTTTGTGATATTGTATTTTTTAAAATAGTAAACAAAGGCTAGAGCTGGTATTGCAAGTAAATTCAACAAGTGAACTCCAATGGAAAGACCGATGGTATAAGCTATAAGAAGCAACCATTTGTCAGCTCCGATTTCTTCAGCTTTGGTTTCCCATTTTAAAATTGCCCAAAATACAAATGCTGTAAAGAATTGAGACATCGCATATACCTCCGCCTCAACAGCAGAAAACCAGAATGAATCTGAGAATGTAAATGCAAGGCTACCTACTACACCGCTACCAAATATTGCAATTTTCTCACCAAGGGTCGGATTGGCATAATCCTTTGCAAATTTCCTTGCAATGAGTGTAATGGTCCAAAAGAGGAATAATACGGAGAAACTACTGGATAAAGCTGATACCATATTGATCCAGAATGCCACTTGGGTAACATCAGAAGCCAGTAAAGAAAATATTCTTCCTATTAATAAAAAGAATGGGGCTCCCGGAGGGTGAGGAACTTGTAATTTGTAGGAGCAAGCGATAAACTCACCACAGTCCCAAAAGCTTGCAGTAGGCTCAATGGTGAGCACATAAACAGCCGTTGCAAAAATGAAAACCAACCAACCCAAGAGGTTATTTAGTTTTGAGTAATTTGAATTATACATCTTTACCAATTAAAAATTTATGGAAGGCGAAATTAGCAAAATTCTATCAATTGACTATTAATTACCCTTCCTTTATTGAACGTTCAAAAATACAACGAAAAAAATATATGCTATACTGTCCTTTTCTGTGGTATAAAACAAAAAAGAGATCCCTTTGGAATCTCTTTTTTAATATTTTCAGAAACAAATTGAAGATTTAAGACCTGTTCCTCAAAATCTTTCTAGTTTCGATAATACCCTTATCTGAATACACATTACAGAAATAAAGTCCTGGTCTTAGATTGGAAAAGTCTACTTTATATGCTGAAGGACCAACCTTGCTGCTTAAATCTATGGAGGCAACCTCTTTTCCTATGATATCAAAAATCTTAATAAATTTGACATTTTTATTTCCAGGGAAAATAGTCAGATTTAATTCATCTTCAAACGGATTGGGAGTAACCTGAAACTCATATTTAGATTCTTTAAGATCTGCAAGACTAGCTGCTAAAGAAACATTTATAGTTCCCTGCATTGAGTTGTGAGCTGTGCAGAAATATGGATTATTACTTCCGGGAGACAGGTTTTTAGCTAATACTTTAAATGATGTTAATCCAGGAGTAGAAGCGAATGAATTATCATTTGCTTTTACAGGATGAAAACTTGAAGAATTTCCATTTCCTGGCCAGACAAATTCTATAGTATCATTTGGACCTACATTCAACACTTCCGGATCAAAACGGAAACTAACAACAGCAACTTGGTGCGTCTGGGCTACTGAAACCGCCAGGCCCCAGATTACCATAAAGACTATAAAAAACAATTTTTGTATATGTTTCTTCATATTGCTGAATATTAGATGTAAAGTTACTTAATTTTAGGATAAAAACCATGCCAGATATTATGGAAATTATTGTAATTAAAGGAGAAACATTTGGTATTTCTCCTAAAAAGATAATTTAATAAGAATAAATAAAGTTCCTGAAACGAAATAAAAAGTTTAACCAGCCCATCCGTCTCTGTCCAGACTTCTATATTGAATAGCCTCGGCCAGATGCTCAACTTTAATTTCTTCGCTTTCAGCAAGATCCGCAATAGTCCTTGAAACTCTAAGAATCCTATCATAAGCCCTGGCAGAGAGTCCTAATTTCTCCATGGCATTCTTTAGCAGATTTTTTCCTGGTTCTGAAATAATACAGATTTCTTTGACCATTTGAGAAGGCATCATTGAGTTGGAATGTATTGGATTTTCACCAGTAGGCAATTCTTCAAATCTTTTTTGCTGAATTTCTCTCGCTTTGATAACGCGCTCTCGAATTTCTCCACTGCTTTCTGTTTTCCGGATTGAAGACATTTCATCAAATCCAACAGGAGTCACTTCTACATGAAGATCTATCCGGTCCAGCAAGGGGCCACTTACTTTATTGAGATATTTCTGCACAACGCCAGGTCCACAGACACATTCTTTTTCAGGATGGTTGTAATACCCACAGGGACATGGATTCATACTTGCAATCAGCATAAAATTAGAAGGAAACTCCACTGAAATCTTTGCTCTGGAAATGCACACCTTTCTCTCTTCAAGTGGTTGTCGCATTACCTCAAGTACAGTCCTTTTAAATTCAGGCAATTCATCTAAGAAAAGAACTCCATTGTGAGCAAGGGAAATTTCACCTGGCTGAGGATGACCACCTCCTCCTACCAGAGCCACATCACTAACCGTATGATGGGGGGATCTAAATGGACGAGTAGATATCAATGCTCCTGCACCTTTCAATTTACCGGCAACTGAGTGTATCTTAGTTGTTTCAAGCGCTTCATTTAAAGTAAGAGGTGGCAAAATAGTGGGAAGCCTTTTAGCAAGCATCGTCTTTCCCGCCCCCGGAGGGCCAATCATAATTACATTATGACCTCCTGCAGCAGCTATTTCCAGCGCTCTTTTAATGTTTTCCTGTCCCTGTACATGAGCAAAATCAGCATCATAGTTGTTAATCTGATTAAAGAAAATTGATCTCGTATCAACTCTTAATGGTCTTAACTGAACCTTTCCTTCAAAAAAGTCAATGGCTTCTTGAAGATCCGAAATGCCGTATATGTCAAGATTATTAACTATTGCTGCCTCTGTTTCATTTTCCTTAGGAAGTAAAAATCCTTTGAACCCCTGTTTTCTTGCTTCAATTGCAATTGGAAGCACTCCTTTAATGGGTCTCAGTTTCCCATCTAAAGACAGCTCACCCATAATCACATATTGGTCGAAATCCTCAGCGATAATCTGGTCAGATGCTAATAGTGTCCCCAAAGCAATTGGCAGATCATAAGCAGACCCTTCTTTTTTGATATCAGCAGGAGCAAGATTTACAACCACCTTTTGCCGAGGCATTGCATAACCAAGATTCTTAATTGCTGATTCCACTCGATGCTCACTTTCCTTGACAGCACTGTCAGGAAGACCGACGATAAAAAATTTAGTACCTTGACCTATATTTACTTCAATAGTAACAGTATAGGCGTTCACGCCATAAACGGCGCTTCCAAAAGTTTTGGCAACCATAGCTTAGCAAGTTGAAAGTTGAAAGAATTAAAAAGGGCTTACTTAGCCAGCCCTTTTTCGATTAGTAATATTAATATATGAATAATTTTAATGTGAACTTCCTGAATTCTGTCTGCATATCCCTGATGACTTACATTAACAACAATATCCGCAAGACCGGCAAGCTTCCCTCCATTTTTGCCAGTCAGCCCAACCACCTTCATTCCTTTAACTTTTGCTTCTTCTGCAGCTTTTAAAACATTTTCTGAATTGCCACTGGTACTAATTGCAAGCAGTACATCTCCCGACCGCCCTAATGCGCCGACATATCTTGAAAAAACAAATGCATAGCCATAGTCATTTGCAGTACATGTAATATGACTGGGATCAGAAATAGATATTGCAGCAATAGGCTCTCTGTTTTCTCTGTATCTGCCAGTAAGCTCTTCTGCAAAATGCATAGCATCGCAGGAAGAACCACCATTACCACAGCTGATGATTTTACCGCCATTCTTCAGCGAGTTTATCATTAACTCCGCAGCAGATTCTATAGCTTGTATATTTTGCTCTGAATTTATAAAATTATTCAAAACTTCTGCTGCACTCTTTAATTCTGCAAGGATTGTATTGCTATTCATTTTAACTTCCTTTGTTTAGAGAAATGTAAAGGAAATAAAAAGTCAATAAATATAAAAGCCCCGAAGGTCGGGGCTTTTATTCTTATAAAAATATTTTCCTATTAATATCTATCGTCCCATCCGCCCCCGCTGCTACCAGCGTCTTCGTCGTCCCAGCTTCCTTCTTCATCAAAATTCTCTTCTTTCCAATTAGAGTCGTCATCAAAGTCAGCATCATCACTATCGGTACTATCTTCCCACTCATCTTTGAAATCATACTCATCTTCCTCTTCCAATGTCTTCTCTTCATCCTCCAAGTCTTTAACAATCTGTGCTGTCAGACCTGTTCTGGAAAGGGCTTGATCCTTTGAAAGTCCGGCATCCAGTAATGCTTTGTAAGCTTCAAAACTTGCATAAAGCTCATCGTCGCTTAGGTCGTCAAGATTATTGTTTTTCATAAGCTCAAATTAATTCCTTTTTAAAATTTTAGATTCTAATAACGAAGTTAAATATGAATAGTTTGTTGCTCCAAGAATTTTAATAAAAAAATTTTCTTAAGCTTTTAAACTACTTAAACTCGGCAATTACGGTCGATCCACCTTTCACTTTTTCGCCTATGGTTACATTAACTTTAGCATCCAATGGAAGAAAAACATCTACTCTTGATCCGAACTTTATAAAGCCCAATTCCTCTCCTTGTTTTACTTCCTCCCCGGCCTGCAGATACCATACAATTCTTTTAGCCAGAGCTCCTGCAATTTGTCTTAGCAATATGCTTGTTCCGTTTTTAGCAGTTACAACAATTGTCGTCCTTTCATTTTCTGTACTGGACTTAGGATGCCATGCAACAAGATATTTACCTGGATGGTATTTAAAATAAGTTACCATTCCAGAAATGGGATTTCTATTAATATGCACGTTAACAGGTGACATAAAAATTGATACCTGTTTTCTTTTCTCATTAAAAAACTCAGGTTCTTCAACCTCTTCTATCACAACCACTTTTCCATCTGCTGGAGCTATTACGTGATTGTCATTTGTCATAATTAATCTGCGGGGGCTTCTGAAAAACTGCAGGATCATTATATAAATAAATGCAGATATTCCCCAAACTGTCCAGCGGATAGTCACGCTTTCTGGCAATAAATAATATACTGCTAGGTTAACAATCAAAAGAACAACAAAAAGATACGTAAGGATTTTATATCCTTCTTTATGAATTACCATATTTTAAATTAAATGAAGCAGCAAATATAATAAAAGATTAAAATCCTCCTCTGAATTTGTATGTTTTTGCTACTTTATCTATGGCAACAATGTAGGCGGCAATTCTCATCGGCACATTAAACTCTAGCGAAGTGCTGTAAACTTTTTCAAATGCTTCTTTCATAATCCTGTCACACCTTCTGTTTACTCTTTCCAATGGCCATCTGAGTCCAAGACGATTTTGCACCCATTCGAAATAAGAAACGGTAACTCCGCCGGCATTTGCAAGAATATCTGGTACAACCATAATCCCCTTTTCATTGATTATGTCATCCGCATTGGCGCTCGTTGGCCCGTTAGCACCTTCAACAATAAGTCTCGCTTTTATATTAGGTGCGTTGTAAATATTGATTACATCCTCTTTGGCAGCAGGCACCAAAAGGTCAACCTGGCAGGTAATGATTCCTTCCGGATCATCCATTCTTTCTGCATTAGGATACCCTTCCAGCATACCATTATTTTTATCTCTGTATTTCAATGCATCCTGAATATCAATCCCTTTATCACTCCAGAAGGCTCCACTTACATCGCTTAGTGCTTTAATTTTAACTCCTCTTTCCTCCAGAAGTCTTGCGGTATTTGAACCCACATTGCCAAATCCCTGGATCGCGCAACTTGTCTGGCTTGGGTTCATCTTTAATCTTTGCATAGCGGCCAGGGCACTAACCATCACTCCTCTCCCGGTTGCTTCCACCCGGCCTAATGACCCTCCAAGAACCAACGGTTTGCCTGTAACTACTGCATTTACCGTCATTCCTTTTGCTTTGGAATATTCATCCATAAGCCATGCCATTTCCTGCTGACTAGTACCCATATCAGGAGCAGGAATATCTTTATCGGGTCCAAAAACATCCATCATTGATAAAGTATAAGCCCGGGTGAGACGTTCAATTTCACCTTTTGACATAGCTCTAGGATTGCACATAATCCCACCCTTTGCTCCTCCGTAAGGAATATCAACAACAGCACATTTCCATGTCATCCAGGCTGCAAGAGCTTTCACCTCATCCAAAGTAACTCCCATATCATACCTTATTCCTCCTTTTGAAGGACCAAGTATGGTATTATGAATAACCCTGTATCCGGAAAATACTTTAATCCTGCCATCATCCATAGTAATCGGCAAAGAGACAATTACCTGTTTGTCAGGATTTTTCAAAACATTATAAGTTTCATTGTCTAGTCCTAACTTCTGTGCTGCCAGATCAAATCTGGACATCATAGATTCTAAAGGGTTGTCTTTATCCTTAATTGGTGCTGGTTCTATATATGACATATCCGCTTTTTCTTTGTTTTGTCGAAACGTTTACGGAGAAGAAGCCTTATTGTTTATGAAAAAATCTTTAAAAAGGCTGCTATAAAAGGTGACGAAAGCAATAGCCCGTCAAACCGATCCAGAAAACCTCCGTGCCCAGGAATTGTTTGTGCAGAATCTTTAATAGCAAGGCTTCTTTTTAACAATGATTCAACAAGGTCTCCATAGCTGCCAACAACAACTATAATAGCAGCCATAATCAGCCAGTGAAGGGTGTCGAGCTCTTTCCAGAAAAGTGACAGTGTAAATCCGATTGCAAGTGCAAATAATCCACCACCGATACTTCCTTCCCAGGTCTTTTTAGGAGAAATCCTGAAAAACAGTTTGGTTTTCCCTAATGCCATGCCTGCAACATATCCTCCTATATCATTTGCCCAAAGAATGAGAAGAATACCGAGTATGATATGGAAGTTATATTCCTGAAGATAAAAAGCACAAACATTGAGCAAGCCAAATGGAAGAGCAATGTAGATATTTCCTAAGAATGTAAAGGCTATGTTAAAAAATGGTTTATCGTTTTTCCTGAAGAGCTCCATCAAAAAGAGGAGAAACAGAAATGGAAACAAAAGAAAATAACAATCAAAAGTGAGTACTTGCTTTTCTATCAAAAAAAAGAGAGTAAAAATCATCATTCCGGAAACCACTCCGAATATCTTATTGGGTTTAATTTCTGCAACTTCTATCAAATTGTAGAATTCGATCAAAGACAACAAACAAATTGTAAACACCAAAGCGAAATAGCTCCATTCGTTAAAACAAATTGCAGAGACCATAATAAATGCTCCGGCCAGACCGGCAATAATCCGCTGGGTGAGGTTACCCATGTTACGGATTTTAGTAACTAATTTCATTTCCCTTAATTTATGATTATTAAAAACCTGGCGGTTTTCAATTCAAGTTTAGCAAAAAAAAGGGTATAAATCTGAAATTATTTTGTTATTCCTGTCTCTTTCGAATTCCTTTGGTACAAATAGATAAAAAAAGAGAAGGCAATAACCGAGATCACAACAGAATATAAAGGTATAGACTCTGATGAATCCGGATTGAAGCTGATATCTTTTTGCTTATACATATTTGCAAGAATAAGCGTCAATGCATTGTTCATAAAGTGAACAAACATAGACACATATATATTTCCCGACCAATAATATAAATACCCAAAAAGTACCCCTAAAAACATCCTTGGGAAAAAGCCAAAAAACTGAAAATGAATAAAACTGAACAAAAATCCTGTAATCCAGATGGCCAATGTGGGAGATTTGAGAATATCTTTTAACTCATTCTGAACAACACCTCTGAAAACCAACTCCTCTCCAATCCCAGGAATCAGGGCTACCACCAAAAGTGTTACAAAAAATGATGTACTGTCTTTATAATAAATAATAGTTTCAGTAAGTACTTTCGCCAGATTTTCACTATTCTCCATCCAATCCTGAAGTGGCTTGAGACTTGAGGGCAATTTCATATCCTTGTTCCAATCCACCAGATACGCAAGAAGGGGCATTCCCGTAAAAAATATAATAATTGCCAAAATCAGAAAAACAGGAAGTCTTTTAGTGATAGGATTAAATTTCTTGAAATATGACTGTCTGAATATTGCTATATATAAAATAGGTATAAGTAAAAAAGTGATAATCGCATTAACTGCCTGACTTTTTAAAATCAATGCCTTAGGATCAGGGGAACTTTTTATGAGATTTAGCAATTCAGTTTCAGAATTAAAACTGATACCAAACATCTCTTTAAGAAGAATGTGACCTAATCCACTGCCAACTAGCATACTTCCTATAACTACTAAGAATACAATCAAGACACCAAGTGTTTTTTCCAGTATTCTGCTTCCTGAACTATTAATATTTTCCATAAAAGTTGGTAAATTTACTTTATTGCCCCGACATATTCGGAAAAAAGATATAATTGCTCCTAACAATTAAAATAATAAGACTTTGGTTAAAATTGGTCAGATAGAACTTGGGGAATTCCCCCTTTTACTTGCACCCATGGAGGACGTTAGTGACCCGCCCTTCAGAGCAGTATGCAAGGAAAATGGTGCGGATATGATGTACACCGAGTTCATAGCAGCAGATGGTTTGATCCGTGATGCTGAAAAAAGTCTGCAAAAACTAGACATCTACGACTATGAACGCCCTATCGGCATTCAAATCTTTGGGGACAAAATTGAAGCTATGCGAGAAGCTGCAGCTATCGCGGAAGCAGCCGGACCAGAGTTAGTCGATATTAACTACGGTTGCCCTGTTAACAAAGTAGCTTGCAAGGGAGCAGGAGCAGGAATTTTACTTGACCTTCCCAAAATGCAGAAAATGTCTGAAGAGATTGTCAAGAGATGCAAAGTACCAGTTACTGTGAAAACCAGACTCGGATGGGATGAAAAAAACATCAAAATCCTTGAAGTAGCACAAAGACTTCAGGATGTTGGCGTTCAGGCATTAACTATTCACGCACGCACGAGGTATCAGATGTACAAAGGAGAAGCGGATTGGAGCTGGATTTCTAAAGTTAAAGAAATGCAAAGCATTCATATTCCTATTTTCGGAAATGGAGATATCGACTCACCGGAAAAAGCCCTGGATTATAAAAACAGATTTGGTCCGGACGGAATAATGATCGGAAGAGCAGCCATAGGTAATCCCTGGATCTTCAATCAGATCAAACATTATTTCAAAACCGGAGAAAAGTTAGCCGAGCCAGATATTGCTGAAAGAATAAGAGTATGCAAGCAACATCTGATAAGATCGGTAGAATGGAAAGGACCCCAAACCGGAATTTTCGAAATGAGACCTCATTATACAAATTATTTCAGAGGCTTCCCTAACTTTAAACCATTCAGACAAAGAATAGTGACAGCAGCTAGTGTTGAAGAAGTATCTGATATTCTGGATGAAGTTGAAAAGGCTTATAGTGCGGGAATCGACGTACTAAATTAATTTACAAAAAAAAGAGAAAACGATACAACGTTTTGAAGTATCACAAAGTCTTACGTTTGATTAATTATCGGGAAAAAGTTAATCAATTAGGGAAATTTTATAAGCTCTGGAAGTTAAACACCAGAGCTTATTTTATTTTTGACAATCAAATAAAAAAGAGCCCTGTTTGGAGCTCTCCTTTATTTAAAACACTAATAAAATAATTCTTTTAAGCATTTTCTGCAACAACTTCCTGCACTTCAGGAATCATCTTTTTGAGAAGATTTTCAATACCAGCCTTTAATGTGATTGTTGAAGAA
Proteins encoded in this region:
- a CDS encoding glycosyltransferase family 117 protein, giving the protein MYNSNYSKLNNLLGWLVFIFATAVYVLTIEPTASFWDCGEFIACSYKLQVPHPPGAPFFLLIGRIFSLLASDVTQVAFWINMVSALSSSFSVLFLFWTITLIARKFAKDYANPTLGEKIAIFGSGVVGSLAFTFSDSFWFSAVEAEVYAMSQFFTAFVFWAILKWETKAEEIGADKWLLLIAYTIGLSIGVHLLNLLAIPALAFVYYFKKYNITKGGVIATFLLSGVIIVVVLSGIIPGLPSLAGTFEIFFVNNLGLPFNSGIIFFGILFLSALLFGIIYSIKNQKYLLNLCLLGLTFILIGYASYGIILVRSNFDPPIDENDPENVISFVSYLKREQYGDRPIFKGPLFTAGYPIDVEKGAPLYRKDTVTGQYVVFDYKMDYIYDPKHVTLFPRAYSTQPHHVEAYQSMMNLREGKKPSFWQDKGYMFSYQIGHMYMRYLGWNFIGRESDIQDSDVLWPWDYFKKDLPEYLKNNKARNNFFLLPFILGVVGFVYLFSKKRNDGIVVSLLFIFTGLAIVVYLNQPPVEPRERDYTFAGSFYAFAIWIGLGVFFIADLMERIVKSESTRSVISFILCLSVPAIMGQQGWDDHDRSNRFYSVDSAKNLLNSCAPNAILFTGGDNDTFPLWYVQEVEGFRTDVRVCNLSLLNTDWYIKQMKQQAYESAPLPISLNFENYIQGKNDQIYFVEKPQFKNGINLAGYIQLVKTDNPEIRQESGRGDYYTTLPSKNLYLNIDKNAVLATGAVPDTLKGQILDRLAWNIGTNTLEKKDLIILDMIVTNNWKRPIYFSTTLSGSNFLNLKDYTQLEGLAHRLMPIKYPNASQGFVYDKVMYDNMMKNFFWRELDNPKVYYDENYFRMTVNSRSQFYRLASTLYNNGETEKAKQVAEHCFKVMPDDPITYDIATPPFIQIFFKTGNEKMAMDIANKMGNRAIENLEYYKRVKMPYGRDYELNFYILDSIIRALKEGGKAKEAAKFEEVLMSYSYLFNQ
- a CDS encoding T9SS type A sorting domain-containing protein, whose translation is MKKHIQKLFFIVFMVIWGLAVSVAQTHQVAVVSFRFDPEVLNVGPNDTIEFVWPGNGNSSSFHPVKANDNSFASTPGLTSFKVLAKNLSPGSNNPYFCTAHNSMQGTINVSLAASLADLKESKYEFQVTPNPFEDELNLTIFPGNKNVKFIKIFDIIGKEVASIDLSSKVGPSAYKVDFSNLRPGLYFCNVYSDKGIIETRKILRNRS
- a CDS encoding YifB family Mg chelatase-like AAA ATPase, which gives rise to MVAKTFGSAVYGVNAYTVTIEVNIGQGTKFFIVGLPDSAVKESEHRVESAIKNLGYAMPRQKVVVNLAPADIKKEGSAYDLPIALGTLLASDQIIAEDFDQYVIMGELSLDGKLRPIKGVLPIAIEARKQGFKGFLLPKENETEAAIVNNLDIYGISDLQEAIDFFEGKVQLRPLRVDTRSIFFNQINNYDADFAHVQGQENIKRALEIAAAGGHNVIMIGPPGAGKTMLAKRLPTILPPLTLNEALETTKIHSVAGKLKGAGALISTRPFRSPHHTVSDVALVGGGGHPQPGEISLAHNGVLFLDELPEFKRTVLEVMRQPLEERKVCISRAKISVEFPSNFMLIASMNPCPCGYYNHPEKECVCGPGVVQKYLNKVSGPLLDRIDLHVEVTPVGFDEMSSIRKTESSGEIRERVIKAREIQQKRFEELPTGENPIHSNSMMPSQMVKEICIISEPGKNLLKNAMEKLGLSARAYDRILRVSRTIADLAESEEIKVEHLAEAIQYRSLDRDGWAG
- the lpcA gene encoding D-sedoheptulose 7-phosphate isomerase is translated as MNSNTILAELKSAAEVLNNFINSEQNIQAIESAAELMINSLKNGGKIISCGNGGSSCDAMHFAEELTGRYRENREPIAAISISDPSHITCTANDYGYAFVFSRYVGALGRSGDVLLAISTSGNSENVLKAAEEAKVKGMKVVGLTGKNGGKLAGLADIVVNVSHQGYADRIQEVHIKIIHILILLIEKGLAK
- a CDS encoding phosphatidylserine decarboxylase family protein, giving the protein MVIHKEGYKILTYLFVVLLIVNLAVYYLLPESVTIRWTVWGISAFIYIMILQFFRSPRRLIMTNDNHVIAPADGKVVVIEEVEEPEFFNEKRKQVSIFMSPVNVHINRNPISGMVTYFKYHPGKYLVAWHPKSSTENERTTIVVTAKNGTSILLRQIAGALAKRIVWYLQAGEEVKQGEELGFIKFGSRVDVFLPLDAKVNVTIGEKVKGGSTVIAEFK
- a CDS encoding Glu/Leu/Phe/Val family dehydrogenase — translated: MSYIEPAPIKDKDNPLESMMSRFDLAAQKLGLDNETYNVLKNPDKQVIVSLPITMDDGRIKVFSGYRVIHNTILGPSKGGIRYDMGVTLDEVKALAAWMTWKCAVVDIPYGGAKGGIMCNPRAMSKGEIERLTRAYTLSMMDVFGPDKDIPAPDMGTSQQEMAWLMDEYSKAKGMTVNAVVTGKPLVLGGSLGRVEATGRGVMVSALAAMQRLKMNPSQTSCAIQGFGNVGSNTARLLEERGVKIKALSDVSGAFWSDKGIDIQDALKYRDKNNGMLEGYPNAERMDDPEGIITCQVDLLVPAAKEDVINIYNAPNIKARLIVEGANGPTSANADDIINEKGIMVVPDILANAGGVTVSYFEWVQNRLGLRWPLERVNRRCDRIMKEAFEKVYSTSLEFNVPMRIAAYIVAIDKVAKTYKFRGGF
- a CDS encoding phosphatidate cytidylyltransferase, producing the protein MKLVTKIRNMGNLTQRIIAGLAGAFIMVSAICFNEWSYFALVFTICLLSLIEFYNLIEVAEIKPNKIFGVVSGMMIFTLFFLIEKQVLTFDCYFLLFPFLFLLFLMELFRKNDKPFFNIAFTFLGNIYIALPFGLLNVCAFYLQEYNFHIILGILLILWANDIGGYVAGMALGKTKLFFRISPKKTWEGSIGGGLFALAIGFTLSLFWKELDTLHWLIMAAIIVVVGSYGDLVESLLKRSLAIKDSAQTIPGHGGFLDRFDGLLLSSPFIAAFLKIFS
- a CDS encoding CPBP family intramembrane glutamic endopeptidase — encoded protein: MENINSSGSRILEKTLGVLIVFLVVIGSMLVGSGLGHILLKEMFGISFNSETELLNLIKSSPDPKALILKSQAVNAIITFLLIPILYIAIFRQSYFKKFNPITKRLPVFLILAIIIFFTGMPLLAYLVDWNKDMKLPSSLKPLQDWMENSENLAKVLTETIIYYKDSTSFFVTLLVVALIPGIGEELVFRGVVQNELKDILKSPTLAIWITGFLFSFIHFQFFGFFPRMFLGVLFGYLYYWSGNIYVSMFVHFMNNALTLILANMYKQKDISFNPDSSESIPLYSVVISVIAFSFFIYLYQRNSKETGITK
- the dusB gene encoding tRNA dihydrouridine synthase DusB — encoded protein: MVKIGQIELGEFPLLLAPMEDVSDPPFRAVCKENGADMMYTEFIAADGLIRDAEKSLQKLDIYDYERPIGIQIFGDKIEAMREAAAIAEAAGPELVDINYGCPVNKVACKGAGAGILLDLPKMQKMSEEIVKRCKVPVTVKTRLGWDEKNIKILEVAQRLQDVGVQALTIHARTRYQMYKGEADWSWISKVKEMQSIHIPIFGNGDIDSPEKALDYKNRFGPDGIMIGRAAIGNPWIFNQIKHYFKTGEKLAEPDIAERIRVCKQHLIRSVEWKGPQTGIFEMRPHYTNYFRGFPNFKPFRQRIVTAASVEEVSDILDEVEKAYSAGIDVLN